A DNA window from Motilibacter aurantiacus contains the following coding sequences:
- a CDS encoding daptide-type RiPP: MNETTALVEELESLEAPGFWWGVAAGAGTVAAGTLIGVAIT; this comes from the coding sequence ATGAACGAGACCACCGCTCTCGTCGAGGAGCTCGAGTCGCTCGAGGCCCCCGGCTTCTGGTGGGGCGTCGCGGCCGGTGCCGGCACCGTCGCCGCCGGCACGCTCATCGGCGTAGCGATCACCTGA
- a CDS encoding daptide-type RiPP, whose amino-acid sequence MNESIAQIEELESLEAPGFWWGVAAGAGTVAAGVLVGVAIT is encoded by the coding sequence ATGAACGAGAGCATCGCCCAGATCGAGGAGCTCGAGTCGCTCGAGGCCCCCGGCTTCTGGTGGGGCGTGGCGGCCGGTGCCGGCACCGTCGCCGCCGGCGTCCTGGTCGGCGTCGCGATCACCTGA